One genomic region from Ornithinimicrobium flavum encodes:
- a CDS encoding molybdenum cofactor biosynthesis protein MoaE, with the protein MSEPQPIVVDVRDRPLSVDEALAAVQHPRAGAVALFVGTVREHDGEREGVTRLTYSAHPEASAQLERIAQSVSREDEVHGVYAVHRVGDLAVGDLAVVCAVSAEHRAEAFAAARRLIEELKAQVPIWKHQAFSDGEAQWVGL; encoded by the coding sequence GTGAGCGAGCCCCAGCCGATCGTCGTCGACGTCCGCGATCGTCCGCTGTCGGTGGACGAGGCCCTGGCCGCCGTGCAGCACCCCCGGGCCGGTGCGGTGGCGCTCTTCGTCGGCACCGTGCGGGAGCACGACGGCGAGCGGGAGGGCGTGACCCGGCTCACCTACTCCGCGCACCCCGAGGCCTCCGCGCAGCTGGAGCGGATCGCGCAGTCGGTCTCCCGCGAGGACGAGGTCCACGGGGTGTATGCCGTGCACCGCGTCGGGGACCTGGCCGTCGGTGATCTCGCCGTGGTCTGTGCGGTCTCGGCCGAGCACCGGGCCGAGGCCTTCGCGGCCGCCCGCCGGCTGATCGAGGAGCTCAAGGCGCAGGTGCCCATCTGGAAGCACCAGGCGTTCAGCGACGGCGAGGCCCAGTGGGTGGGCCTGTGA
- a CDS encoding PPA1309 family protein produces MPETPDPTDATAPSADDPFLRAAVDTEQHVARAGWDQPPRLFALVRTARLREREPGLVGDLGSGDGYTAIEQEGLPPTSDLESLLGRMAWPEEVDGVALAVERIVVPPEAERELPDDPREATDRLAAHPLRKDVRLLAACLRDGRSTCLLRQRDHDSDDAVAVGQDIAPGLTHALALTLVGD; encoded by the coding sequence GTGCCCGAGACGCCAGACCCGACCGATGCCACCGCACCCTCCGCCGACGACCCGTTCCTGCGGGCGGCCGTCGACACCGAGCAGCACGTCGCTCGCGCCGGATGGGACCAGCCCCCTCGACTCTTCGCCCTGGTCCGGACCGCCCGGCTCCGCGAGCGCGAGCCCGGCCTGGTCGGGGACCTCGGCTCCGGTGACGGCTACACGGCGATCGAGCAGGAGGGTCTGCCCCCGACCTCCGACCTGGAGTCCCTCCTGGGCCGGATGGCCTGGCCGGAGGAGGTGGACGGCGTGGCGCTCGCGGTCGAACGGATCGTCGTGCCGCCCGAGGCCGAGCGGGAGCTGCCGGACGACCCGCGCGAGGCGACCGACCGGTTGGCGGCCCACCCCCTGCGCAAGGACGTCCGCCTGCTGGCAGCCTGCCTGCGCGACGGGCGGAGCACGTGCCTGCTGCGCCAGCGTGACCACGACAGCGACGACGCGGTGGCCGTGGGGCAGGACATCGCCCCGGGCCTGACGCACGCGCTGGCCCTGACGCTGGTCGGGGACTAG
- a CDS encoding PDZ domain-containing protein translates to MTERRVRPPHTRIGVRTGAVLATVAVALLAGSALELVSVDRVVYKPGPVYDTLGEIGEERRIVSLDEELETYPTEGHLWFTTINLDGGPGDDLSAWEWLRAELDPASTVVPREEVFPEDVTAEQVREQNTELMQHSQQDAAVVALRATGIEIPEDIVVAQVIVDAPADGVLHVDDQILRIDGEPMADARAVQDRLQEVEPGESVPMTLLREEEELTIEVPTTEDEDTGRTIVGVYLAPRYDLPYEVSIDAGNVGGPSAGLMFSLAVYDQVTPGPLTGGLSVAGTGTISGSGSVGGIGGITQKMYAAHEAGASLFLAPSDNCGEVVDAAPRGLPVAAVSTFEQAVEVLELAASTDDLTGADLPTCEQVLEDGATSTG, encoded by the coding sequence GTGACCGAGCGCCGCGTCAGGCCCCCGCACACGCGGATCGGCGTCCGTACCGGCGCGGTGCTGGCGACCGTGGCCGTCGCGCTGCTCGCGGGGTCCGCCCTGGAGCTGGTCTCCGTCGACCGGGTCGTCTACAAGCCGGGCCCGGTCTACGACACCCTGGGGGAGATCGGCGAGGAACGTCGCATCGTCAGCCTCGACGAGGAGCTGGAGACCTACCCGACGGAGGGCCACCTGTGGTTCACCACGATCAACCTGGACGGCGGTCCGGGTGACGACCTGAGCGCCTGGGAGTGGCTGCGTGCGGAGCTGGACCCCGCGTCCACCGTCGTCCCTCGCGAGGAGGTCTTCCCGGAGGACGTCACGGCCGAGCAGGTGCGCGAGCAGAACACCGAGCTCATGCAGCACTCCCAGCAGGACGCCGCGGTCGTCGCGCTCCGGGCCACCGGCATCGAGATCCCCGAGGACATCGTCGTGGCCCAGGTCATCGTGGACGCCCCGGCGGACGGGGTCCTGCACGTCGACGACCAGATCCTGCGGATCGACGGCGAGCCCATGGCGGACGCCCGGGCCGTCCAGGACCGCCTCCAGGAGGTGGAGCCGGGCGAGAGCGTGCCGATGACCCTCCTGCGCGAGGAGGAGGAGCTGACCATCGAGGTGCCGACGACCGAGGACGAGGACACCGGACGCACCATCGTCGGCGTCTACCTGGCCCCCCGCTACGACCTGCCCTACGAGGTCTCGATCGACGCCGGCAACGTCGGCGGGCCCAGCGCCGGCCTCATGTTCTCCCTGGCCGTCTACGACCAGGTGACCCCGGGGCCCCTCACCGGGGGGCTGTCCGTCGCCGGCACGGGCACCATCTCGGGCTCGGGCTCGGTGGGGGGCATCGGCGGCATCACGCAGAAGATGTATGCCGCCCACGAGGCCGGGGCCTCCCTCTTCCTCGCCCCGAGCGACAACTGCGGCGAGGTCGTGGACGCCGCTCCCCGGGGTCTGCCGGTCGCCGCGGTGAGCACCTTCGAGCAGGCCGTGGAGGTCCTGGAGCTGGCGGCGAGCACCGACGACCTCACGGGCGCGGACCTGCCGACCTGCGAGCAGGTCCTGGAGGACGGGGCGACCAGCACCGGCTGA
- a CDS encoding zinc-dependent metalloprotease, which yields MPDQQPAERPDEPDPLEALFGGPVPPQMREALEAMGLGSLDPAQLSAVRAQMEMLMGGGGDDGPVNAELASDVARQVVAATGDTSLGESTRRDVDQVVQVASLWLDQVTDLPRQDGAGVALSRAEWVERTLPLWVRLTTPVAEGLQTAMSQAIGQQISALGEEGAPAIPGLPPGMNPAALIGQMEPMVRRMSASMFGGQLGQAVGALAGEIVSGTEVGLPILAGESVVLLPSNVASFAEGLEVDAGEVHLYLAVREAARVRLFAGVPWLGPQLLTAVEDYARDIRINTERIEEAVRQVDPQDPEAMQELLGDNLFSPDPSPAQQAALSRLETLLALVEGWVDVVSAQAASDHLPHAEALSEAVRRRRASGGPAEKTFASLVGLELRPRRMRDAANLWAALEDRHGRSTRDEAWGHPDVAPSGADLDDPLGYVERYGTASTDATVTDEEIERLLSGDGTGQG from the coding sequence GTGCCAGATCAGCAGCCCGCCGAGCGCCCCGACGAGCCGGACCCGCTGGAGGCCCTCTTCGGAGGCCCGGTGCCACCGCAGATGCGCGAGGCCCTGGAGGCCATGGGGCTGGGATCGCTCGACCCCGCCCAGCTGTCGGCGGTGCGCGCACAGATGGAGATGCTCATGGGCGGCGGGGGCGACGACGGGCCGGTCAACGCCGAGCTCGCGTCCGACGTGGCCCGCCAGGTCGTGGCCGCCACCGGGGACACCTCGCTCGGGGAGTCGACCCGCCGGGACGTCGACCAGGTGGTCCAGGTCGCCTCGCTCTGGCTCGACCAGGTGACCGACCTGCCCCGGCAGGACGGGGCCGGGGTGGCCCTGAGCCGGGCAGAGTGGGTGGAGCGCACACTGCCCCTGTGGGTGCGGCTGACGACCCCCGTCGCCGAGGGCCTGCAGACCGCCATGAGCCAGGCCATCGGGCAGCAGATCTCCGCGCTCGGCGAGGAGGGTGCACCGGCCATCCCCGGTCTCCCGCCGGGGATGAACCCCGCCGCGCTCATCGGGCAGATGGAGCCGATGGTGCGCCGGATGTCCGCCAGCATGTTCGGCGGTCAGCTGGGTCAGGCCGTCGGGGCCCTGGCCGGGGAGATCGTCTCGGGCACGGAGGTCGGTCTGCCCATCCTGGCCGGGGAGTCCGTGGTGCTGCTCCCGAGCAACGTCGCCTCCTTCGCCGAGGGCCTGGAGGTCGACGCCGGCGAGGTGCACCTCTACCTGGCCGTGCGGGAGGCCGCCCGCGTCCGCCTCTTCGCCGGGGTGCCGTGGCTGGGTCCGCAGCTGCTCACCGCCGTCGAGGACTACGCCCGCGACATCCGCATCAACACCGAGCGCATCGAGGAGGCCGTCCGGCAGGTCGACCCCCAGGACCCGGAGGCGATGCAGGAGCTGCTGGGTGACAACCTCTTCTCCCCCGACCCCAGCCCCGCCCAGCAGGCTGCCCTGTCCCGCCTCGAGACCCTGCTGGCCCTCGTCGAGGGATGGGTGGACGTCGTCAGCGCCCAGGCCGCGAGCGACCACCTGCCCCACGCGGAGGCCCTCTCCGAGGCGGTCCGGCGTCGCCGCGCCAGCGGCGGGCCGGCGGAGAAGACCTTCGCCTCGCTGGTCGGGCTGGAGCTGCGACCGCGTCGGATGCGCGACGCCGCCAACCTCTGGGCCGCGCTGGAGGACCGGCACGGACGGAGCACGCGCGACGAGGCGTGGGGTCACCCTGACGTGGCGCCCTCCGGCGCCGACCTGGACGACCCGCTGGGGTATGTCGAGAGGTACGGCACCGCGTCGACGGACGCCACCGTGACCGACGAGGAGATCGAGCGTCTGCTCAGCGGCGACGGGACCGGTCAGGGCTGA
- a CDS encoding WhiB family transcriptional regulator, whose product MLPSVRDTPCQEHPADLWFAELPQDVETAKSLCLGCPVRESCLAGALERGEPWGVWGGQLVLQGVVVPRKRPRGRPRKDEVAA is encoded by the coding sequence GTGCTCCCGAGCGTGCGCGACACCCCCTGTCAGGAGCACCCCGCCGACCTGTGGTTCGCCGAGCTCCCCCAGGACGTGGAGACGGCCAAGAGCCTGTGCCTGGGCTGCCCCGTGCGCGAGTCCTGCCTGGCCGGTGCCCTCGAGCGGGGTGAGCCGTGGGGGGTATGGGGCGGGCAGCTGGTGCTGCAGGGCGTCGTCGTGCCGCGCAAGAGACCCCGCGGGAGACCTCGCAAGGACGAGGTCGCCGCGTAG